A genomic stretch from Anaerobranca gottschalkii DSM 13577 includes:
- a CDS encoding transposase zinc-binding domain-containing protein, whose protein sequence is MATGIIKQIFEDKWGEFKEKYPIRPTVLSEVKKMLTCKDMSEGYSKFCCPTCNEVRYVGFTCKSRFCTSCGRKATEQWV, encoded by the coding sequence TAATAAAACAAATATTTGAAGATAAATGGGGAGAGTTTAAAGAAAAATACCCAATTAGGCCAACAGTATTGTCAGAAGTAAAAAAGATGCTAACTTGTAAAGATATGAGTGAAGGATATAGCAAATTTTGTTGTCCGACATGTAATGAAGTCAGATATGTAGGCTTTACCTGTAAGAGTCGCTTCTGTACATCTTGTGGTCGGAAAGCAACAGAACAGTGGGTAGA